One window of the bacterium genome contains the following:
- the recO gene encoding DNA repair protein RecO gives MNFSIFKNIMYLRTDAIVIGKRNFRENDRIITFYTRIYGKLDVLGKGIRKIENRFGSSLELFTYNEIILWEKKKGDLLLLIQCNTKESFLKIRTDLKKIASAFYITGLARELTKEKDKNTDIFNLLFTFLYLLEKTNKYGIIMSSFQLRLLYILGLWPDLNRCVYCKNTATKNIQHFSLSHGGIICKNCLKSSPSNISLNYETVMVMKKLIYAPLSKIENIIVSLVVLKKIEYWFSLYILYHMDKKIESKKILEKLLK, from the coding sequence TTGAATTTTTCTATCTTTAAAAATATAATGTATTTACGCACAGACGCGATTGTTATCGGAAAAAGAAATTTTCGGGAAAACGACAGGATAATTACTTTCTATACACGGATTTACGGGAAACTCGATGTTCTGGGCAAAGGCATCCGGAAAATTGAAAACCGTTTTGGAAGTTCTTTGGAATTGTTTACATATAATGAAATCATTTTATGGGAAAAAAAGAAGGGAGATCTTTTATTACTTATCCAGTGTAATACAAAAGAATCATTTTTAAAAATCCGCACTGATTTAAAAAAGATCGCATCGGCTTTTTACATAACCGGCCTGGCGAGGGAACTTACAAAAGAAAAGGACAAGAACACGGACATTTTCAATCTCCTGTTTACGTTCCTGTATCTTTTGGAAAAAACAAATAAATATGGAATAATAATGTCCAGTTTCCAATTAAGACTGCTTTATATCTTAGGTCTTTGGCCTGATTTAAACAGATGTGTTTACTGTAAAAATACCGCAACAAAAAATATCCAACACTTCAGTCTTTCTCATGGAGGAATTATTTGCAAAAATTGCTTAAAATCTTCACCGTCAAATATCAGCTTAAATTATGAAACAGTCATGGTGATGAAAAAACTAATTTATGCCCCGTTAAGTAAAATTGAAAACATTATTGTGTCTCTTGTTGTTTTAAAGAAAATAGAATATTGGTTTTCGCTTTATATTCTTTACCATATGGATAAAAAAATAGAATCTAAAAAAATATTGGAAAAACTTTTAAAATGA
- a CDS encoding site-specific DNA-methyltransferase — translation MSLLPIFKIPEITDTFSKKHSIVLACDDTYNFLRTIPDETIKLVITSPPYNVGKEYENKISIEDYLNLHDKVIEQLVRVLKSDGSICWQVGNYVDNSEVFPLDILYYNHFKKHGLKLRNRIIWHFNHGLHASKRFSGRYETILWFTKSDKYTFNLDSVRVPSKYPGKRHFKGPKRGLPSGNPLGKNPSDIWELVIKDWDEGIWNIPNVKANHPEKTCHPCQFPIELVERCVLALTSENDWVLDPYCGAGSASIAALKQNRKSIGIDKESNYINIARQRIEDFYSGKLKIRPIGKPVYEPTGKEKISKIPMEWQEDKIESLL, via the coding sequence ATGAGTTTGTTGCCAATTTTTAAAATTCCTGAAATTACCGATACCTTTTCAAAAAAGCATAGTATTGTTTTAGCCTGCGATGATACTTATAATTTTCTTCGGACTATTCCTGATGAAACCATAAAACTGGTTATTACATCCCCTCCCTATAATGTCGGGAAAGAGTATGAGAATAAAATATCAATAGAAGATTATTTAAATTTGCATGATAAGGTTATTGAACAACTTGTCCGGGTCCTAAAAAGTGACGGTAGTATATGCTGGCAGGTAGGAAATTATGTAGACAATTCAGAGGTTTTCCCTTTAGATATATTGTACTATAACCACTTCAAAAAACATGGATTGAAATTACGAAACAGGATTATCTGGCATTTTAATCATGGATTACATGCAAGTAAACGGTTTTCCGGCCGTTATGAAACAATACTTTGGTTTACAAAATCAGACAAATATACATTCAATCTCGATTCAGTCCGTGTCCCATCAAAATATCCGGGGAAAAGGCATTTTAAAGGCCCTAAGCGCGGCTTACCTTCCGGCAACCCGCTTGGCAAAAATCCATCAGATATTTGGGAATTAGTTATTAAGGACTGGGATGAGGGAATCTGGAATATCCCAAATGTAAAGGCAAATCATCCGGAAAAAACATGTCATCCCTGCCAATTTCCCATAGAATTAGTGGAACGATGTGTATTAGCCCTTACCAGCGAAAATGATTGGGTTCTTGACCCCTATTGCGGGGCGGGTTCAGCATCAATAGCGGCGTTAAAGCAAAATAGAAAATCCATTGGTATTGATAAGGAATCAAATTATATTAATATAGCCAGACAAAGAATCGAAGATTTCTATTCCGGAAAACTTAAAATAAGGCCAATAGGTAAACCTGTATACGAACCAACAGGAAAAGAAAAAATATCCAAAATCCCTATGGAGTGGCAGGAAGATAAAATAGAGAGTCTATTGTGA
- the queA gene encoding tRNA preQ1(34) S-adenosylmethionine ribosyltransferase-isomerase QueA, which produces MKLSDFGYHLPKELIAQYPSTRRDQSRMMVVYRNTAEILHRHFRDLPDFLAKRYLIVYNDSRVVPCRAFGLKKETGGKFEVFFLKETGDNTWECMLKPKKRARIGTKIIFGENFMEGEVLGFTGEGMATIKFPEKTKIEDFLEKSGHMPLPPYIKRDYSSKNDEIFERKRYQSIFADKNGSIAAPTAGLHFSKSILARFNEKNISLVPVTLHVGLGTFLPLRDEEIEKNKLHYEFYSISEKTTDKINNAKKQGRKIIAVGTTTTRVLETADMENGIIKPSKGSTNLFLYPGKKFKIVDALLTNFHLPKSSLFLLVSAFAEDAMNKPAFTGTELIKKAYNEAVKNKYRFFSYGDCMLILDK; this is translated from the coding sequence ATGAAACTTTCAGATTTCGGCTACCACCTTCCCAAAGAATTAATAGCGCAATATCCGTCCACCAGACGCGACCAGTCAAGAATGATGGTGGTTTACCGGAATACCGCTGAAATATTACACCGGCATTTCAGGGATTTGCCTGATTTCCTCGCTAAAAGGTATTTAATCGTCTATAATGATTCCAGGGTCGTGCCCTGCCGTGCCTTCGGATTAAAAAAGGAAACAGGGGGCAAATTCGAGGTGTTTTTTCTAAAAGAAACAGGCGATAATACATGGGAATGCATGCTTAAACCAAAAAAACGGGCGCGTATCGGGACAAAAATCATCTTTGGGGAAAATTTCATGGAAGGTGAAGTTTTAGGGTTTACCGGCGAAGGAATGGCAACTATTAAATTTCCTGAAAAAACCAAGATAGAAGATTTTCTTGAAAAGTCCGGGCATATGCCCCTCCCACCTTACATAAAAAGAGATTATTCTTCCAAAAATGACGAAATTTTTGAACGTAAAAGATACCAAAGTATTTTTGCGGATAAAAACGGTTCTATTGCCGCGCCTACGGCCGGCCTGCATTTTTCAAAATCCATCCTGGCCAGGTTCAATGAAAAAAATATTTCTCTTGTTCCTGTTACCCTGCATGTAGGTTTGGGGACCTTCCTTCCTCTCAGAGATGAAGAAATCGAAAAAAACAAATTGCATTATGAATTTTATTCAATCAGTGAAAAAACAACGGATAAAATAAATAATGCAAAAAAACAAGGCCGTAAAATTATCGCTGTGGGGACAACAACAACGCGTGTTTTGGAAACTGCGGACATGGAAAACGGTATTATCAAACCCAGCAAAGGCTCAACCAATTTGTTTTTATACCCCGGGAAAAAATTTAAAATAGTCGACGCCCTTCTTACTAATTTTCACCTGCCTAAATCAAGCCTGTTTCTTCTTGTTTCCGCTTTCGCTGAAGATGCTATGAACAAGCCCGCATTTACCGGAACAGAATTAATAAAAAAAGCTTATAATGAGGCTGTAAAGAACAAATACAGGTTTTTCAGTTATGGCGACTGCATGCTGATTCTTGACAAATAA
- a CDS encoding DUF6516 family protein, whose protein sequence is MNLIKLRLYLYDNSFIDIYLSIKSNKYSYHWDRRLTVNKIFRHDNAPHQKWKHIETFPKHFHNGSEQTVLPSHISDNPELALKEFLNFVIKNIVKN, encoded by the coding sequence ATGAACCTTATAAAATTGCGTCTCTATTTGTATGATAATAGTTTTATTGATATTTATCTTTCAATCAAAAGCAATAAATATTCTTATCACTGGGATAGACGATTAACCGTCAATAAAATATTTCGCCACGATAACGCGCCGCATCAAAAATGGAAACATATTGAAACTTTCCCAAAACATTTTCATAACGGTTCAGAACAGACTGTCTTGCCAAGCCATATTTCAGACAATCCGGAATTAGCACTAAAAGAATTTTTAAATTTTGTGATAAAAAATATTGTAAAGAACTAA
- a CDS encoding glycine--tRNA ligase subunit alpha — MTFQQLIFKLQNFWSKQGCLIPSSYDIEVGAGTFHPSTFFRVIGPKPWRTAFVQPSRRPTDGRYGQNPNRLQHYYQFQVIIKPSPSDIQDIYLKSLEELGISPKEHDIRFVEDDWESPTLGAWGLGWEVWLDGMEITQFTYFQQVGGFELNPVSAEITYGTERLCMFIQKVNSVYDIEWREGVKYGDIHSRTESEFSAYNFEHADTGIHFNLFENYKKEVLNLLEKDLVLPAYDFVLKCSHIFNVLDARQAISVSERTRYIAEIRNLAKRCAEKYMEKYINNKQLTINKEF, encoded by the coding sequence TTGACTTTCCAGCAGTTGATTTTTAAATTACAGAATTTTTGGAGTAAGCAGGGATGTTTAATCCCGTCATCTTACGATATTGAGGTCGGCGCGGGCACTTTTCACCCCTCAACTTTTTTCAGGGTGATAGGCCCAAAACCCTGGCGGACAGCGTTCGTACAGCCTTCCAGGAGGCCCACCGACGGCCGTTACGGCCAGAACCCAAACCGCCTGCAGCATTATTACCAGTTTCAGGTAATTATAAAACCGTCCCCTTCCGATATACAGGATATTTATTTAAAAAGCCTCGAAGAATTAGGCATCAGTCCAAAAGAACACGATATACGTTTTGTTGAGGACGACTGGGAATCCCCGACGCTCGGAGCGTGGGGGCTGGGATGGGAGGTATGGCTGGACGGTATGGAAATAACGCAGTTTACGTATTTTCAGCAGGTCGGGGGTTTTGAACTAAATCCCGTTTCAGCTGAAATCACATACGGGACGGAACGTTTATGCATGTTTATCCAAAAAGTGAATTCTGTATATGACATAGAATGGCGGGAAGGCGTAAAATACGGTGATATACATTCGCGGACCGAATCCGAATTTTCCGCTTACAATTTTGAACACGCGGACACCGGGATCCATTTTAATCTTTTCGAAAATTACAAAAAGGAAGTATTAAATCTTCTGGAAAAGGACCTGGTTTTGCCGGCGTATGACTTTGTTTTAAAATGCTCTCATATTTTTAATGTCCTTGACGCACGCCAGGCCATTTCAGTAAGCGAAAGAACAAGGTATATAGCGGAAATAAGAAATTTAGCTAAAAGATGCGCGGAAAAATATATGGAGAAATACATAAACAATAAGCAGTTAACAATAAATAAGGAGTTTTAG
- a CDS encoding mechanosensitive ion channel family protein, whose amino-acid sequence MTLIPKFITAFLVSLCTYIGTRFLFLALSNYIAVFRKLSKSSILISLAVSVKLFIFITKTPATYLSDISDGLIFFTYVFLFIQIIDLLVSDLLSSKHRGVTIPPLLHNIILWLIYIIVLLFILRTYLNLNITPLLATSAVFSMVIGLALQDLLINLFSGIVLSLEKPFDIHDWVSINNNIGKVFEITWRTTKIRLRSNDLVIIPNAIVTKQEIINFSTPTKAHERKIDIGLSYSTPPNTAKHVILEAVKKTNGILENPVPKVTVSGYKDFTMNYTIRFWIDDYDDLIRIEDELNTYIWYLLKRSNIEIPFPVRTNYLYTMTPEVIKEKEKHNQHEILTWLKQVEILKPLSESELVELSKDLNYQRFGAGEIIFHENEQGDSFYIIKSGLAEVSKQIKFGKPSVISRLGPGDYFGEMSLLTGEKRNATVKAIEDSELIAITHLPFKRILVNNPHIVESLSRILEERQNKLEKELSNVKINNEKQVISSYNKFLKNIKALFGIN is encoded by the coding sequence ATGACACTCATTCCAAAATTCATCACAGCTTTTTTAGTCAGCCTTTGCACCTATATTGGAACAAGGTTTTTATTTCTTGCCTTATCCAACTATATAGCCGTGTTCAGAAAACTTTCAAAAAGCAGTATTCTGATATCCCTTGCCGTTTCTGTAAAATTATTCATTTTTATCACAAAAACACCGGCCACCTATCTGTCGGACATATCTGACGGATTGATTTTCTTCACCTATGTCTTTCTCTTTATCCAGATAATAGACCTTCTGGTGTCGGACCTACTTTCATCAAAACACAGGGGAGTAACGATCCCTCCTCTTTTACACAACATTATCCTATGGCTGATTTATATAATTGTTCTTCTTTTTATATTGCGGACATATCTCAATTTAAATATTACTCCCCTGCTTGCCACATCAGCCGTTTTTTCAATGGTTATAGGCCTTGCTTTACAGGACCTGTTAATCAACCTTTTCTCCGGGATAGTTTTAAGCCTGGAAAAACCGTTTGATATTCATGACTGGGTGTCAATTAACAATAACATCGGCAAGGTATTCGAAATCACATGGAGAACGACCAAAATAAGACTGCGCAGCAATGATCTTGTTATTATTCCAAACGCCATAGTCACAAAACAGGAAATAATAAATTTTTCAACCCCGACAAAAGCCCATGAAAGAAAAATAGACATCGGTTTAAGCTATTCCACTCCGCCCAATACGGCAAAACACGTCATTTTAGAGGCCGTAAAGAAAACCAACGGGATATTGGAAAATCCTGTCCCAAAAGTGACGGTATCGGGATATAAAGATTTTACCATGAATTACACAATCCGGTTCTGGATTGACGATTATGACGACCTTATCAGGATAGAAGATGAATTAAACACCTACATTTGGTATCTGCTAAAACGCAGTAATATTGAAATCCCATTTCCTGTAAGAACAAACTATCTTTATACTATGACCCCTGAAGTAATAAAAGAAAAAGAGAAACATAACCAGCATGAAATTTTAACATGGCTCAAACAGGTGGAAATCCTAAAACCATTGTCTGAATCCGAACTTGTGGAATTATCTAAAGATTTGAATTATCAAAGATTCGGGGCGGGGGAAATTATTTTCCATGAAAACGAACAGGGTGATTCCTTTTACATTATTAAAAGCGGCCTGGCCGAGGTCAGCAAACAAATTAAATTCGGCAAGCCGTCTGTCATTTCCAGGCTTGGGCCAGGCGACTATTTTGGCGAAATGTCTTTATTAACGGGAGAAAAAAGAAACGCTACGGTGAAGGCCATTGAAGATTCGGAACTTATTGCCATTACGCATTTGCCGTTTAAAAGGATTTTAGTAAACAATCCCCATATTGTTGAATCATTAAGCAGGATTTTAGAAGAACGGCAAAATAAGCTGGAAAAAGAATTATCAAATGTTAAAATTAATAATGAAAAACAGGTGATTTCCAGTTATAATAAATTTTTAAAAAATATAAAAGCGTTATTTGGAATCAATTAA
- a CDS encoding BglII/BstYI family type II restriction endonuclease — protein MKIAGIYSFNGGEKFIKDKYPRLLNEARSVINDVDSKKYKTKKSLEKTMKGTILYSPKRLNLAFKKHFTKLGWTNKRESCKYPTKYYVPDYTPPKLNKGAFREMDFIKEKLGIEVQFGKYAFMVYNVCAKMTIFNKLGYIDAGIEIVPIKNFADQMSTGVSYFEQFVWDLEQRGISNIDIPVLILGIDK, from the coding sequence GTGAAAATTGCAGGTATATATTCTTTTAATGGTGGTGAAAAATTCATAAAAGATAAATATCCTCGTCTTTTAAACGAAGCAAGATCAGTTATAAATGATGTCGATTCTAAAAAATACAAAACAAAAAAGAGCCTTGAAAAAACCATGAAAGGAACAATACTCTACAGCCCTAAACGGCTTAATTTAGCATTTAAAAAACATTTCACAAAACTCGGATGGACTAATAAACGAGAATCCTGCAAATATCCGACAAAATATTACGTTCCAGATTACACCCCGCCGAAACTCAATAAAGGCGCTTTCAGAGAAATGGATTTTATAAAGGAAAAACTCGGTATTGAAGTCCAATTTGGGAAGTATGCTTTTATGGTCTATAACGTTTGCGCAAAAATGACAATCTTCAATAAACTTGGATATATTGACGCAGGTATTGAAATAGTGCCGATTAAAAACTTTGCCGACCAGATGTCCACAGGCGTTTCTTATTTCGAACAGTTTGTTTGGGATTTAGAACAACGCGGCATCTCAAATATTGATATTCCTGTCCTAATTTTGGGTATTGATAAATAA
- a CDS encoding UDP-N-acetylmuramoyl-L-alanyl-D-glutamate--2,6-diaminopimelate ligase encodes MRLEKLLNALPEKKVTGSINIDIDKISSHSKQITNRTLFVAIPGFVHDGLNFVPEALEKGAKAVIAEKEFTCPANITKIIVPSARKATAYLAACFYDYPAEKLKLIGITGTKGKTTTSHLAYSIFKESGFKTGLSTTIEIKTIKNKIETKRTTNEAMDIQNFLNQLVEEKADYAVMEVSSHGLALDRVTGCRFDAAVFTNLSHDHLDFHHNFSEYLNAKLKLFEMLKDSGIGIVNIDDPAGQNFLDICGRNKLTYGLNKKSGITAEKIIYSEKGISCEINTPAGSFGLVSSLHGIFNLYNILCACSIGISQNIAINNIKKGLEKVNYIPGRFEYIDCGQPFKIVIDYAHSPDSLEQVLKTAGSLAKGRVLLVFGATGNRDKTKRPVMGKIAAELVDFFIITNDDTYNEDPMEIIGQIENGIKKTGKRKDIEYKVIPERKDAIYALIKYAKQDDFLVIAGKGHETKQILKDKTIDSNDREIVEKILKNNVMYNFF; translated from the coding sequence ATGCGCCTAGAAAAATTATTAAACGCCCTGCCTGAAAAAAAAGTCACTGGCAGTATAAATATTGATATCGACAAAATCTCGTCGCATTCCAAACAAATTACAAACAGGACATTGTTTGTCGCGATCCCTGGTTTTGTCCATGACGGATTGAATTTTGTCCCGGAAGCCCTGGAAAAAGGCGCGAAGGCGGTCATAGCTGAAAAGGAGTTCACCTGCCCTGCCAATATTACTAAAATTATTGTACCGTCCGCGAGAAAAGCCACCGCTTATCTCGCCGCGTGTTTTTATGATTACCCGGCTGAAAAATTGAAACTTATAGGTATTACTGGCACAAAGGGGAAAACCACCACCAGCCACCTTGCCTATTCTATTTTTAAAGAAAGCGGGTTTAAAACCGGTTTATCCACGACCATAGAAATAAAAACCATAAAAAATAAGATAGAAACAAAAAGGACCACCAACGAGGCGATGGACATACAAAATTTTCTAAATCAACTCGTTGAAGAAAAGGCTGATTACGCGGTTATGGAAGTGTCATCTCACGGGCTTGCGCTGGACAGGGTTACAGGCTGCCGTTTTGACGCGGCCGTTTTCACCAACTTGTCCCATGATCATCTTGATTTCCATCACAATTTTTCAGAATACCTTAACGCAAAACTCAAACTTTTTGAAATGTTAAAAGACTCCGGAATAGGCATTGTAAATATCGACGACCCCGCCGGCCAAAACTTTTTAGATATCTGCGGGCGGAATAAACTAACTTACGGTTTAAATAAAAAATCTGGTATCACCGCTGAAAAAATTATCTACAGTGAAAAAGGCATATCCTGCGAAATAAACACCCCTGCCGGCAGTTTCGGCCTTGTGTCTTCTTTGCACGGCATCTTTAATTTATACAACATTTTATGCGCGTGCAGTATAGGAATATCTCAAAATATAGCTATTAATAATATCAAAAAGGGACTGGAAAAAGTAAATTATATCCCCGGAAGGTTCGAATATATCGATTGCGGGCAGCCCTTTAAAATTGTAATTGATTACGCCCATTCGCCGGACAGCCTTGAACAGGTTTTAAAAACCGCGGGAAGCCTGGCCAAAGGCAGGGTTTTGCTCGTATTCGGCGCTACCGGAAACCGGGACAAAACCAAAAGGCCTGTTATGGGAAAAATCGCGGCTGAGCTGGTTGATTTTTTTATCATTACAAACGACGACACGTATAATGAAGACCCTATGGAAATTATCGGGCAGATCGAAAACGGTATCAAGAAAACAGGAAAAAGAAAAGATATAGAATATAAAGTAATTCCTGAACGAAAAGATGCTATTTATGCATTAATAAAATACGCAAAACAAGATGATTTTCTTGTTATTGCCGGCAAGGGGCATGAGACAAAACAAATTTTAAAAGATAAAACCATTGACTCAAATGACCGCGAAATAGTAGAAAAAATATTAAAAAATAACGTCATGTACAACTTTTTTTAA
- a CDS encoding RDD family protein translates to MKSKANIVNRLLAGAVDFGIAVIIYFIFTKSLKINVIFSSIYILFRDSLSGGKSLGKIIFNLNIQKTHDETPSTYKESILRNFFFIIPNINYLIGAFELFLIYWDIEGTRIGDKIAGTMVVDDDVTLNQEIQNTFTAASNQPQGNKL, encoded by the coding sequence ATGAAATCAAAGGCTAATATAGTTAACAGGCTTCTCGCCGGCGCGGTTGATTTTGGGATTGCCGTAATTATTTATTTTATATTTACAAAATCATTAAAAATCAATGTTATTTTTTCAAGCATATATATCCTTTTCAGGGACAGCTTAAGCGGAGGGAAAAGTTTAGGCAAAATAATATTTAATCTTAATATTCAGAAAACACATGATGAAACACCATCGACTTACAAAGAATCAATATTGCGCAATTTCTTTTTTATAATCCCGAATATAAATTATTTAATCGGTGCTTTTGAATTGTTTTTAATTTACTGGGACATTGAGGGGACCCGTATCGGAGATAAAATCGCTGGAACCATGGTGGTGGATGACGACGTAACACTTAATCAGGAAATCCAAAATACATTTACCGCCGCATCAAATCAGCCTCAAGGTAACAAACTATGA